The proteins below come from a single Fusarium verticillioides 7600 chromosome 3, whole genome shotgun sequence genomic window:
- a CDS encoding diacylglycerol O-acyltransferase has product MNSATATSIETSNGSASVSRRSGHDVTQNEPNNRTSGNGNGTATTKTPKKPGQKYRHVAAVHKQTRPSCLSHDSDAAPSFIGFRNLMVIVLVVGNLRLMIENIQKYGVLICVRCHDYSRQDIYLGLLLYFLIPCHLLAAYLIELAAAQQARGSLKRVNDSPSGGPSEQERKRFHKTWVVVAWAHLFNITLALVLTTWVVYFKIHHPLIGTFTEMHAIAVWLKTASYAFTNRDLRHAYLHPVEGERELVPELYTQCPYPQNITFSNLVYFWWAPTLVYQPVYPRTDKIRWVFVAKRVGEIFGLSVFMWVASAQYAAPVLRNSLDKIASLDLMSILERLLKLSTISLVIWLAGFFALFQSFLNALAEVLRFGDRSFYDDWWNSESLGAYWRTWNKPVYTYFKRHLYMPMIGRGWSPQAASFVVFLVSAILHEILVGVPTHNIIGVAFLGMFLQLPLIALTKPLENMKLGHTGKIVGNTIFWVSFTIFGQPFAALMYFYAWQAKYGSVSKQMTTVSN; this is encoded by the exons ATGAATTCGGCTACAGCTACGAGCATAGAAACCTCGAATGGCTCGGCCTCTGTCTCCCGGCGCAGCGGCCACGACGTCACACAGAACGAACCCAACAATCGCACCAGCGGAAACGGTAACGGAACTGCCACGACCAAAACCCCAAAGAAACCTGGCCAGAAGTACAGACACGTCGCTGCGGTTCACAAACAGACGAGGCCTTCATGTCTGAGTCACGATTCCGATGCTGCTCCCAGCTTTATTGGGTTCCGTAACCTCATGGTCATTGTGCTTG TTGTTGGAAACTTGCGATTGATGATTGAGAACATCCAAAAG TATGGAGTATTGATCTGCGTGAGGTGTCATGATTACAGCCGTCAAGATATTTACTTGGGTCTACTCCTTTACTTCCTCATtccatgccatcttctcgcCGCTTACTTGATTGAGctggctgctgctcagcaGGCTCGAGGATCTCTCAAGCGTGTCAATGATTCACCTTCTGGTGGCCCCTCAGAGCAGGAGCGCAAGCGGTTTCATAAGACCTGGGTTGTTGTCGCGTGGGCTCACCttttcaacatcactcttgcccttgttctcacCACCTGGGTCGTGTACTTCAagattcatcatcctctcatTGGCACCTTCACCGAGATGCATGCCATTGCTGTTTGGCTCAAGACTGCATCATATGCTTTCACCAACCGAGACTTGCGACATGCCTACCTGCACCCCGTGGAAGGAGAGCGCGAACTGGTACCTGAGCTGTACACGCAATGCCCGTATCCCCAGAATATCACCTTCAGCAACCTGGTATACTTCTGGTGGGCACCCACACTCGTATACCAGCCCGTGTATCCTCGCACAGATAAAATCAGATGGGTCTTTGTGGCCAAGCGAGTTGGAGAAATTTTCGGCCTCAGTGTATTCATGTGGGTTGCGAGCGCTCAGTATGCTGCACCAGTCCTTCGGAACTCGCTCGACAAGATCGCTTCCCTTGACCTGATGTCTATTCTGGAACGGTTACTCAAGCTTTCGACCATCTCCCTAGTCATCTGGCTTGCCGGTTTCTTCGCACTCTTTCAGTCGTTCCTCAACGCCCTAGCTGAGGTTTTGAGGTTTGGCGACAGGTCATTCTATGACGATTGGTGGAACAGTGAGAGCTTGGGAGCATACTGGCGGACGTGGAACAAGCCTGTTTACACATATTTCAAGCGTCATCTGTACATGCCCATGATCGGGCGTGGTTGGAGTCCTCAAGCAGCCAGCTTCGTAGTCTTCCTAGTATCGGCTATTCTTCACGAGATCCTTGTTGGTGTCCCTACGCATAACATCATTG GCGTCGCTTTCCTGGGCATGTTTCTTCAACTGCCACTTATTGCATTGACCAAGCCTCTTGAAAACATGAAACTTGGGCACACTGGTAAAATAGTTGGGAACACTATCTTTTGGGTATCATTCACCATCTTTGGACAACCCTTTGCAGCACTGATGTACTTCTACGCTTGGCAAGCAAAGTATGGAAGTGTGAGCAAACAGATGACGACAGTATC
- a CDS encoding polyadenylation factor subunit 2, with product MAYEPRGDHGGGQGQDGAFVKVRGRRPVTDYGATITHWQHDRAPSYKGGYTGEAERPSVSYIVDMLPPAARVTKAADSIPIKHLHSSLNKIKHPINVVRWTPEGRRLLTASTSGEFTLWNGTGFNFETIMQAHDSAIRALEYSHSDDWLISADHDGVIKYWQPNFNNVQSINAHTDPIRDLAFSPSDSKFVTASDDSTLKIFDFALGQMESKLEGHGWDAKSVDWHPTKGLLVSGSKDHLVKLWDPRTSRCLTTLHGHKSTITKVLFEKVRGACLATSARDQTARVFDLRMMRDICLLKGHEKDISTLTWHPIHPNLLSTGGMDGSLFHYLLDSPNPPPGQSFTVAPYDSPDPSSVAAQSVWPMHKVPFAHDYAIWSLDWHPLGHILASGSNDRITRFWSRARPGDTDVFQDRYHIGEAAAEAQGTWDRRGNRRQRQEEEQQEMEDEMDALVDQDAPKAAVPGLPGIPGLPLGGGLPGLGSSIPPPPIPGVGAGSGAPPPPLPFPLPGLNGGPPPPPLPGLDPNNPPDPAQLLELMKKAGVPLPPPGALPPGALPPGLIPPPGSMPPPPGSFAMPVPPPPMPGFDADKADARRRAPLPSQEESLRHEQRQGKYTRAR from the exons ATGGCCTATGAGCCTCGTGGTGATCATGGTGGTGGCCAGGGCCAGGATGGGGCATTTGTCAAGGTCCGAGGCAGGC GACCTGTGACTGACTATGGCGCCACTATAACACATTGGCAACATGATCGTGCCCCCAGCTATAAGGGAGGATATACTGGCGAAGCTGAGCGACCTAGCGTTAGCTATATCGTTGAT ATGCTTCCCCCTGCAGCGCGTGTCACAAAAGCTGCCGACAGTATCCCTATCAAGCACCttcactcttctctcaaTAAGATTAAGCATCCCATCAACGTAGTGCGGTGGACACCAGAAGGTCGAAGATTATTAACAGCGTCGACCAGTGGCGAGTTCACACTATGGAACGGAACAGGCTTCAATTTCGAAACCATTATGCAGGCTCACGATTCTGCCATTCGTGCTTTGGAATATTCACATAGTGACGACTGGCTTATCTCGGCGGATCACGATGGAGTTATCAAGTACTGGCAGCCAAACTTCAACAATGTTCAGAGCATCAACGCCCATACTGACCCTATTCGAGACCTTGCTTTCAGTCCAAGTGATTCCAAGTTCGTCACCGCAAGCGACGATTCGAccctcaagatctttgaCTTCGCTCTGGGACAAATGGAATCCAAGCTTGAAGGCCACGGATGGGATGCAAAAAGTGTGGATTGGCATCCTACCAAGGGACTACTCGTATCTGGTTCCAAGGAccatcttgtcaagctttggGACCCTCGTACTAGCCGCTGTCTAACGACTCTACACGGTCACAAGAGTACTATAACAAAAGTACTGTTTGAAAAGGTCCGTGGTGCTTGTCTCGCCACATCTGCAAGAGACCAGACCGCTCGTGTTTTCGATCTTCGCATGATGCGTGATATCTGCCTTCTCAAAGGCCACGAGAAGGATATTTCCACTCTCACATGGCACCCTATCCACCCTAATCTTCTCAGTACTGGTGGTATGGACGGCTCGCTATTCCACTATCTACTCGATTCACCAAACCCGCCTCCTGGCCAATCTTTCACTGTTGCTCCTTACGACAGCCCTGACCCGTCGTCAGTAGCCGCCCAGTCGGTATGGCCAATGCACAAGGTGCCCTTTGCTCATGATTATGCTATTTGGTCCCTCGACTGGCATCCTCTCGGACACATTCTGGCATCAGGATCCAACGACCGAATTACGCGTTTCTGGAGCCGTGCTAGACCTGGTGATACAGATGTTTTCCAGGATCGCTACCATATCGGTGAAGCAGCGGCCGAGGCCCAAGGAACCTGGGACCGCCGTGGTAATCGTCGGCAGCgccaggaggaggaacaacaagagatggaagacgagatggacgctcttgttgatcaagacGCACCGAAAGCTGCTGTTCCTGGACTACCTGGTATTCCTGGACTGCCTCTTGGTGGAGGCCTACCCGGCCTTGGCTCAAGTATTCCACCTCCTCCCATTCCTGGTGTCGGTGCTGGCTCAGGAGCTCCTCCACCGCCTCTACCATTCCCCTTACCTGGACTCAATGGCGgtccgcctccgcctccctTACCTGGACTGGATCCCAATAATCCTCCAGATCCAGCTCAACTCCTCGAGCTTATGAAGAAGGCCGGCGTGCCTCTCCCGCCACCAGGAGCTCTACCACCAGGAGCATTACCCCCTGGACTTATCCCACCACCGGGCAGCATGCCTCCTCCGCCCGGGAGCTTTGCCATGCCAGTCCCACCACCTCCCATGCCGGGATTCGATGCCGACAAGGCAGATGCCCGACGGAGAGCTCCTCTTCCCAGTCAAGAGGAGAGTTTGCGCCACGAACAACGACAAGGGAAATACACGAGAGCGAGATAG
- a CDS encoding polyadenylation factor subunit 2, protein MLPPAARVTKAADSIPIKHLHSSLNKIKHPINVVRWTPEGRRLLTASTSGEFTLWNGTGFNFETIMQAHDSAIRALEYSHSDDWLISADHDGVIKYWQPNFNNVQSINAHTDPIRDLAFSPSDSKFVTASDDSTLKIFDFALGQMESKLEGHGWDAKSVDWHPTKGLLVSGSKDHLVKLWDPRTSRCLTTLHGHKSTITKVLFEKVRGACLATSARDQTARVFDLRMMRDICLLKGHEKDISTLTWHPIHPNLLSTGGMDGSLFHYLLDSPNPPPGQSFTVAPYDSPDPSSVAAQSVWPMHKVPFAHDYAIWSLDWHPLGHILASGSNDRITRFWSRARPGDTDVFQDRYHIGEAAAEAQGTWDRRGNRRQRQEEEQQEMEDEMDALVDQDAPKAAVPGLPGIPGLPLGGGLPGLGSSIPPPPIPGVGAGSGAPPPPLPFPLPGLNGGPPPPPLPGLDPNNPPDPAQLLELMKKAGVPLPPPGALPPGALPPGLIPPPGSMPPPPGSFAMPVPPPPMPGFDADKADARRRAPLPSQEESLRHEQRQGKYTRAR, encoded by the coding sequence ATGCTTCCCCCTGCAGCGCGTGTCACAAAAGCTGCCGACAGTATCCCTATCAAGCACCttcactcttctctcaaTAAGATTAAGCATCCCATCAACGTAGTGCGGTGGACACCAGAAGGTCGAAGATTATTAACAGCGTCGACCAGTGGCGAGTTCACACTATGGAACGGAACAGGCTTCAATTTCGAAACCATTATGCAGGCTCACGATTCTGCCATTCGTGCTTTGGAATATTCACATAGTGACGACTGGCTTATCTCGGCGGATCACGATGGAGTTATCAAGTACTGGCAGCCAAACTTCAACAATGTTCAGAGCATCAACGCCCATACTGACCCTATTCGAGACCTTGCTTTCAGTCCAAGTGATTCCAAGTTCGTCACCGCAAGCGACGATTCGAccctcaagatctttgaCTTCGCTCTGGGACAAATGGAATCCAAGCTTGAAGGCCACGGATGGGATGCAAAAAGTGTGGATTGGCATCCTACCAAGGGACTACTCGTATCTGGTTCCAAGGAccatcttgtcaagctttggGACCCTCGTACTAGCCGCTGTCTAACGACTCTACACGGTCACAAGAGTACTATAACAAAAGTACTGTTTGAAAAGGTCCGTGGTGCTTGTCTCGCCACATCTGCAAGAGACCAGACCGCTCGTGTTTTCGATCTTCGCATGATGCGTGATATCTGCCTTCTCAAAGGCCACGAGAAGGATATTTCCACTCTCACATGGCACCCTATCCACCCTAATCTTCTCAGTACTGGTGGTATGGACGGCTCGCTATTCCACTATCTACTCGATTCACCAAACCCGCCTCCTGGCCAATCTTTCACTGTTGCTCCTTACGACAGCCCTGACCCGTCGTCAGTAGCCGCCCAGTCGGTATGGCCAATGCACAAGGTGCCCTTTGCTCATGATTATGCTATTTGGTCCCTCGACTGGCATCCTCTCGGACACATTCTGGCATCAGGATCCAACGACCGAATTACGCGTTTCTGGAGCCGTGCTAGACCTGGTGATACAGATGTTTTCCAGGATCGCTACCATATCGGTGAAGCAGCGGCCGAGGCCCAAGGAACCTGGGACCGCCGTGGTAATCGTCGGCAGCgccaggaggaggaacaacaagagatggaagacgagatggacgctcttgttgatcaagacGCACCGAAAGCTGCTGTTCCTGGACTACCTGGTATTCCTGGACTGCCTCTTGGTGGAGGCCTACCCGGCCTTGGCTCAAGTATTCCACCTCCTCCCATTCCTGGTGTCGGTGCTGGCTCAGGAGCTCCTCCACCGCCTCTACCATTCCCCTTACCTGGACTCAATGGCGgtccgcctccgcctccctTACCTGGACTGGATCCCAATAATCCTCCAGATCCAGCTCAACTCCTCGAGCTTATGAAGAAGGCCGGCGTGCCTCTCCCGCCACCAGGAGCTCTACCACCAGGAGCATTACCCCCTGGACTTATCCCACCACCGGGCAGCATGCCTCCTCCGCCCGGGAGCTTTGCCATGCCAGTCCCACCACCTCCCATGCCGGGATTCGATGCCGACAAGGCAGATGCCCGACGGAGAGCTCCTCTTCCCAGTCAAGAGGAGAGTTTGCGCCACGAACAACGACAAGGGAAATACACGAGAGCGAGATAG
- a CDS encoding endonuclease G, mitochondrial, translating into MACLGAGGGAAITAAIYSIRGGKRVEETNTLATPPPSTSNSFAALPATTASPAVPPAQVFGPPATAPSGLPIDPSAIVNPGGLFDYGFPGPIADVANRSGLVSSYDRRTRNPHWVVEHITPASLAIRDGDRKHSSFLEDDSVPQKFRALLKDYYRSGYDRGHQVPAADCKWSQKAMDDTFYLTNMCPQVGDGFNRDYWAHFEDFCRRLTVKYPSVRIVTGPLYLPKKEADGKWYVKYEMIGTPPSVAVPTHFYKVIFAEDGRVGGNVALGAFVLPNAPISNSKPITDFEVPLEAVERASGLEFATKLPPQRRRRLCSDHTCALVIRDFADKQKAFPKK; encoded by the coding sequence ATGGCCTGCCTAGGCGCAGGAGGTGGTGCTGCTATCACTGCCGCCATCTACTCCATTCGAGGCGGTAAACGTGTCGAGGAGACCAATACTCTAGCTACGCCTCCTccgtcaacctcaaactcCTTCGCCGCTCTTCCTGCTACCACCGCCTCTCCCGCCGTTCCTCCCGCCCAAGTCTTCGGACCTCCAGCCACTGCGCCCTCCGGTTTGCCAATCGACCCAAGCGCAATCGTCAACCCTGGGGGCCTCTTCGACTACGGCTTTCCAGGCCCTATCGCCGATGTCGCCAACCGCTCTGGCCTCGTCTCTTCCTACGATCGTCGTACACGAAACCCTCACTGGGTCGTCGAACATATCACACCTGCTTCTCTTGCCATTCGCGATGGTGATCGAAAGCACAGCAGCTTTCTTGAGGATGATTCTGTGCCACAAAAGTTCCGGGCTCTGCTGAAGGACTACTACCGCAGCGGTTACGATCGTGGCCATCAGGTCCCTGCTGCCGACTGCAAATGGTCTCAGAAGGCCATGGACGACACTTTTTACCTCACAAACATGTGCCCTCAGgtcggcgatggcttcaaccGTGACTACTGGGCTCACTTTGAGGACTTCTGCCGTCGTTTGACAGTCAAGTATCCCTCAGTTCGCATTGTCACAGGCCCTCTCTATCttcccaagaaggaggcagATGGCAAGTGGTACGTCAAGTACGAGATGATCGGCACTCCCCCTTCAGTTGCTGTGCCCACACACTTCTACAAGGTGATCTTTGCTGAGGATGGTCGCGTTGGTGGAAACGTCGCGCTGGGCGCTTTCGTTCTCCCCAACGCCCCCATCTCTAACTCTAAGCCTATCACCGATTTTGAGGTTCCcctcgaggctgttgagcGTGCTAGCGGTCTCGAATTTGCTACTAAGCTACCACCTCAGCGAAGACGACGTCTGTGTTCTGACCACACCTGTGCGCTTGTGATTCGAGACTTCGCGGATAAGCAAAAGGCGTTCCCTAAGAAATAG
- a CDS encoding endonuclease G, mitochondrial codes for MSKTTLATMACLGAGGGAAITAAIYSIRGGKRVEETNTLATPPPSTSNSFAALPATTASPAVPPAQVFGPPATAPSGLPIDPSAIVNPGGLFDYGFPGPIADVANRSGLVSSYDRRTRNPHWVVEHITPASLAIRDGDRKHSSFLEDDSVPQKFRALLKDYYRSGYDRGHQVPAADCKWSQKAMDDTFYLTNMCPQVGDGFNRDYWAHFEDFCRRLTVKYPSVRIVTGPLYLPKKEADGKWYVKYEMIGTPPSVAVPTHFYKVIFAEDGRVGGNVALGAFVLPNAPISNSKPITDFEVPLEAVERASGLEFATKLPPQRRRRLCSDHTCALVIRDFADKQKAFPKK; via the coding sequence ATGTCCAAGACTACTCTCGCTACTATGGCCTGCCTAGGCGCAGGAGGTGGTGCTGCTATCACTGCCGCCATCTACTCCATTCGAGGCGGTAAACGTGTCGAGGAGACCAATACTCTAGCTACGCCTCCTccgtcaacctcaaactcCTTCGCCGCTCTTCCTGCTACCACCGCCTCTCCCGCCGTTCCTCCCGCCCAAGTCTTCGGACCTCCAGCCACTGCGCCCTCCGGTTTGCCAATCGACCCAAGCGCAATCGTCAACCCTGGGGGCCTCTTCGACTACGGCTTTCCAGGCCCTATCGCCGATGTCGCCAACCGCTCTGGCCTCGTCTCTTCCTACGATCGTCGTACACGAAACCCTCACTGGGTCGTCGAACATATCACACCTGCTTCTCTTGCCATTCGCGATGGTGATCGAAAGCACAGCAGCTTTCTTGAGGATGATTCTGTGCCACAAAAGTTCCGGGCTCTGCTGAAGGACTACTACCGCAGCGGTTACGATCGTGGCCATCAGGTCCCTGCTGCCGACTGCAAATGGTCTCAGAAGGCCATGGACGACACTTTTTACCTCACAAACATGTGCCCTCAGgtcggcgatggcttcaaccGTGACTACTGGGCTCACTTTGAGGACTTCTGCCGTCGTTTGACAGTCAAGTATCCCTCAGTTCGCATTGTCACAGGCCCTCTCTATCttcccaagaaggaggcagATGGCAAGTGGTACGTCAAGTACGAGATGATCGGCACTCCCCCTTCAGTTGCTGTGCCCACACACTTCTACAAGGTGATCTTTGCTGAGGATGGTCGCGTTGGTGGAAACGTCGCGCTGGGCGCTTTCGTTCTCCCCAACGCCCCCATCTCTAACTCTAAGCCTATCACCGATTTTGAGGTTCCcctcgaggctgttgagcGTGCTAGCGGTCTCGAATTTGCTACTAAGCTACCACCTCAGCGAAGACGACGTCTGTGTTCTGACCACACCTGTGCGCTTGTGATTCGAGACTTCGCGGATAAGCAAAAGGCGTTCCCTAAGAAATAG
- a CDS encoding DNA-directed RNA polymerase I, II, and III subunit RPABC2: MSDFGDDDVGGAGGDEPMYEEEEITEYYDPEVLEEEDGDQQQNGQDQDNVVVSGDPSAAANALKGGDKLLKDKKIPENERTTTPYMTKYERARILGTRALQISMNAPVLVDLEGETDPLQIAIKEMREKKIPLIVRRYMPDGYYEDWTCEELLQ; the protein is encoded by the exons ATGTCTGATTtcggcgatgacgatgttggcgGCGCTGGCGG CGACGAGCCCATgtacgaggaggaggagatcaCCGAGTACTACGACCCCGAGgtcctcgaggaggaggatggtgaCCAGCAACAAAACGGACAAGACCAGGACAATGTCGTAGTCTCAGGAGATCCTTCTGCAGCTGCCAACGCGCTGAAGGGCGGCGACAAGCTactcaaagacaagaagattCCCGAGAACGAGCGAACTACCACACCCTACATGACCAAGTACGAAAGGGCACGCATCCTCGGTACACGCGCTCTGCAGATCAG CATGAATGCGCCTGTGCTAGTTGATCTCGAGGGCGAGACTGATCCGCTTCAAATCGCGATCAAGGAGATGCGGGAAAAGAAGATCCCCTTGATCGTGCGGCGATACATGCCCGATGGCTA CTACGAGGATTGGACCTGCGAGGAACTGCTGCAGTAA
- a CDS encoding S-formylglutathione hydrolase has product MAFTTNATINSFGGRFLKLSHKSAVTGTPMNATLYLPGSASSSKPAPLLIYLSGLTCTPDNVTEKGFLHAHASKLGLALLYPDTSPRELDLPGEHDSYDFGSGAGFYIDAKKDPYSKHYKMESYITNELPDLIFKEFKEVDSSRVSISGHSMGGHGALTLFLKNPGKYKSVSAWAPISNPSQCPWGDKAFKGYLGEDKEEWKKHDATELIKSWKGNFPALIDVGTGDNFYKQGQLLPENLEKAVKDAGIEGLTLRYQDGYDHSYFFISTFGEDHVKHAAKALGLL; this is encoded by the exons ATGGCTTTCACTACGAATGCTACTATCAACAGCTTCGGCGGAcgcttcctcaagctctcccaCAAGTCCGCCGTCACCGGCACACCCATGAACGCAACTCTCTACCTCCCaggctcagcatcatcttctaagccagctcctcttctcatctaCCTCTCCGGCCTCACATGCACGCCCGACAACGTCACAGAGAAGGGCTTCCTCCATGCTCACGCCTCCAAGCTCggtcttgctcttctctaCCCAGACACATCTCCCCGCGAGCTGGACTTGCCCGGTGAGCACGACTCATATGACTTTGGCAGCGGAGCTGGCTTCTAcatcgatgccaagaaggaccCTTACAGCAAGCACTACAAGATGGAGTCGTATATCACCAACGAGCTTCCcgacctcatcttcaaggagtTTAAGGAGGTTGACTCCTCGCGAGTTTCTATCTCTGGCCACTCTATGGGTGGACATGGTGCACTGACTCTgttcctcaagaaccccgGCAAGTACAAGAGTGTCAGCGCCTGGGCTCCTATCTCCAACCCTTCTCAGTGCCCTTGGGGTGACAAGGCCTTCAAGGGTTACTTGGGtgaggacaaggaggagtggaagaagcACGATGCCactgagctcatcaagagctggaagggCAACTTCCCTGCTCTCATTGATGTT GGCACTGGTGACAACTTCTACAAGCAAGGCCAGCTTCTCCCcgagaaccttgagaaggctgtcaaggatgccGGCATTGAGGGCTTGACTCTCCGCTACCAGGAT GGCTATGACCACTCttacttcttcatctctaCCTTCGGCGAAGACCACGTCAAGCACGCCGCCAAGGCTCTCGGACTCTTGTGA